TTATCGTGGTCGATGAACACGAAATCGAGTGCGCCGGAAGCGAATCCGTGCTCATTGGCGAGCCTGTCGAGGGTGCGCCCGCCGTCGCCGATGGTGCCGACGACACACGTCACCCGGTCAGCCACACCGGCGTGATCCCAGATCTTCCGGGCGTTGATGGCGTTGGCCTCGGCGAGCTCGACGGAGTGCACCTTGGCGTTCGGGGCCGCGCGGGCGATCCGCAGCGCGCTATAGCCGCAGTAGGTGCCCAGCTCGAGCGCGAGCGTCGGGTTGGCCCGGCGCACGGCGGCGTCGAGAAGCAGCCCTTTTTCGTCGCCGACGTTGATCAGGATCGACTTTTCGTAGGCGAACTTGTCGATGGTGGCCAGCACGTCGTCGATGTCGCCGGCCCGGGCGTTCTTGAGGACGTATTCGACGGCGGCCGCTTCGCGTCCGTCGCCGATCTGGCCCGTGGTGGTGATGTTGCGATTGCCGACGGCCATCCGCCAGACGGACCACCGCAGCAGGGGTAGCCGTCGCTTGAGATCCATAGAGCACCACAATAGGCGGGGGAGATTCACGAAGCGTGTGCACTCACGACTTTGGCTGTGCGCTCGGGGCGCAATCCATCGGCGTGTCGTCGCCGCGAACTCACACAAGGGCGACCACTCCAATGGTGCTGATGGGACTGATGTGACCAGGTGGGTGACGACGCGTCCGTTACGAGCGATTTCCGCATGTATTGGCTGGTTAATTGCCTGCGGGTCGCCCGGCGTAGGCGCGCGAAGCCGTTAGACTTTCCTGCGATGTTCACCTCCCGAACACCCCCGCCATGACCGAGCAGCCGGACGGCGTCGTCGAGGTCGGCCTGACCGGACGTCCGCCGCGGCCGATCCCGGAGCCCGAGCCGCGCACCTCGCACGGTCCGGCCAAGGTCGTCGCGATGTGCAACCAGAAGGGCGGCGTCGGGAAGACCACGTCGACGATCAACCTGGGCGCCGCGCTCGCCGAGTACGGCAGGCGGGTGCTGCTGGTCGACATGGACCCGCAGGGCGCGCTGTCCGCGGGCCTCGGCGTTCCGCACTACGAGCTGGAAAAGACCATCCACAACGTGCTGGTGGAGCCGCGGGTGTCGATCGACGACGTGCTGATCTCCACCCGGGTCAAGCACATGGACCTGGTGCCCAGCAACATCGACCTGTCGGCCGCCGAGATCCAGCTCGTCAACGAGGTGGGCCGCGAGCAGACCCTGGCTCGGGCCCTGCACCCGGTGCTGGACCGCTACGACTATGTGCTGATCGACTGCCAGCCGTCGCTGGGGCTGCTCACCGTCAACGGGCTGGCCTGCGCGGACGGCGTGGTGATCCCCACCGAGTGTGAGTACTTCTCGCTGCGCGGGCTGGCGCTGCTCACCGATACTGTCGAGAAGGTGCGCGATCGGCTCAACCCGAAGCTGGAGATCAGCGGTATCCTGCTCACCCGTTACGACCCGCGCACCGTCAACGCGCGCGAGGTGATGGCCCGCGTCGTGGAGCGGTTCGGCGACCTGGTGTTCGACACCGTGATCACCCGAACCGTCCGCTTCCCGGAGACCAGTGTGGCCGGCGAACCCATCACCACCTGGGCCCCGCGCTCCACGGGCGCCATTGCCTACCGCGCGTTGGCTCGCGAGTTCATCCACCGATTCGGCGCGTGAAGGGCCTCCAGAACGGCCCAGTGAACGGTGAGGCGCCAACCAAAAACGGCTACCCGGACGGTT
The nucleotide sequence above comes from Mycobacterium malmoense. Encoded proteins:
- a CDS encoding O-methyltransferase — its product is MDLKRRLPLLRWSVWRMAVGNRNITTTGQIGDGREAAAVEYVLKNARAGDIDDVLATIDKFAYEKSILINVGDEKGLLLDAAVRRANPTLALELGTYCGYSALRIARAAPNAKVHSVELAEANAINARKIWDHAGVADRVTCVVGTIGDGGRTLDRLANEHGFASGALDFVFIDHDKNAYLDDLTSILDRGWLHPGAIVVADNVGVPGSPKYREYMRRQQGTLWNTVEHKAHLEYQSLVSDLVLESDYLG
- a CDS encoding ParA family protein, whose amino-acid sequence is MTEQPDGVVEVGLTGRPPRPIPEPEPRTSHGPAKVVAMCNQKGGVGKTTSTINLGAALAEYGRRVLLVDMDPQGALSAGLGVPHYELEKTIHNVLVEPRVSIDDVLISTRVKHMDLVPSNIDLSAAEIQLVNEVGREQTLARALHPVLDRYDYVLIDCQPSLGLLTVNGLACADGVVIPTECEYFSLRGLALLTDTVEKVRDRLNPKLEISGILLTRYDPRTVNAREVMARVVERFGDLVFDTVITRTVRFPETSVAGEPITTWAPRSTGAIAYRALAREFIHRFGA